Within the Ensifer canadensis genome, the region TCCGAGATGCTGTTGCCGGGAACGCGATTGCGCGATTTCCTCGGCGCCGTCTACGACACCGGAGTTCGCCCCGGCACAGTTCCCGAAAACAGCCGTCGTCGGACGAACCGCGAAGACTGGATTGCCGAGCATATGGCGCTGCACTGGCGCGAGCGCTACGAGAATGTCGAGCGCGCCGGCCGCACGCGCTGGGTTTCCATGCGCAAGCGTCGTCTTTCCAACGGTATCGGCATCCTTTCGATCACCGATGTCTCCGACCAGAGGAAGCGTGACGAGCAGTTGCAGACGGACCTCGAGCGGGTCGAACTGACCGAAGAGATCCTGGATGTCCAGCCCAATCCGATCTGCGTCAAGGATCGCAACCTCAACTACATCGCGGTCAACAAGGCGTTCTGCCTAATTCACGATCTCTCGCAGGACGCGATCCTCGGTCGTTCGGCCTGGGATCTCGTCGACAGCGAACTTGCCGAACGTTTCGAGCACTCCGATCGGCGCGTGCTTGAAACCGGCAAGCCGCATTCGGAAGCGGAACATATTGTCCGCGCTGATGGCAGCGACCTCTGGGTTCTCACCCGCAAGTATCGCGTTGGCATGCCAGGCCGCCATTTCGTCGTGACCTGCATGAGCGACGTGACGGATATCGCCGGCTGGTACAATGGCTCCGAGGATGGTTCCGCTCCCTCCGGCGGTCTCCAGATCAACGACTACAGCATTTTTGCGCCGGCCCAGAATTTCTACGATCCGTTCCGCGCGCTGAACGTACAGCAACTGGTCGAGGCGGGCTCGATGATCGAGACCCTTCCGGCGCGCGGTTTGCGCGTTCTGCTTGCCTCTGCCGATCGGCTGACGGAAGATCGGCTGGTTGCGCGTCTGCGCGGCTCGGGCCTTGAAGCCTGTGCGGTGCGCAACCTCGATGAGTTGACCGCCTTCGGCATGGCCGCCGAAAGCGCCGGCGTGAAGCTCGACATTCTGCTGCTGGATGGTGCTTTTCCGGATGGGCAGCATATTCCGGGGGCCTGGCGCAATTGCCCGGTCGTTACCGTCGAATCCGATCAGGATGCTGCCGCTGTTCTGACCGAGGTTTTCCGTGTTTGTGCCGAGCGCCCGCAGGCCTCGCCGCTCCTACAATCGGACTGGTCGATCTCGTTTGAGGACGAGGGCACAGCGTCCGTGCCGGTTTCACAGGTCGACGTCCTCGTTGCCGAAGACAACCAGATCAACCAGTTCGTCTTCACGCAGATCCTGGAAGGGCTCGGCGTCTCCCATCGCATTGCTGCCAACGGTCGCGAGGCCGTCGAACTCTGGCATGAGCTTCAGCCGGCACTGGTCCTCATGGATGTGTCCATGCCTGTCATGAACGGCTTCGATGCGACCGTTGCCATTCGAACAGCGGAAAAGGCGAGAAACGACAGAACGCCAATCATCGCCGTGACCGCTCAGGCCCTCGATATCGATCTGGAGCAGTGCAAGAGGTCGGGCATGGATGATCACATCATGAAGCCGGTTAGCCCCGACATGATCGAGGCCGTGCTGCGAAAATTCATGCCGGTAATGGCCATGCGAACGGCAGGTTGAACGGAATTCGTGTCAACTCGCTAGAATTGGGGATGTCGATGGCAGATCTTGGAGCGAGGCGATATCGGATTGTTAACCCCCGATTGCGATCTTCTGCACCGTATTGCCAAAAAGTGTAGAGCCCCTCCGGAATGCATCGCAGCCCCACAGCCGTCAACGTCGGAACTTCGCCGGAAGCGCACCGCCGCTTCGCGGACCGGCTTGCCTTGTCGGCCGACCGGCACGGACGGGCGGGTTCTTTTGAGATCCAGGGGCTTGGCCGATGATGTCGGGCGAAACTCCCTATCATCGCATCGGCAGGGAGGCTCCGGCTATCGGCGGCTCGGTCGATCTGTTGACCGGGCTCGGCAACGCGCGCCAACTCCGCAAGACCGTTTGCGATCTGGCTGAAGAGCGCGCCAGCGATCCCGCTCCCTTTACCATCGGTCTTGCCAATATCGATGGGTTCAAACCGATCAACGATCTGTTCGGCCCGCGAGCCGGCGACGAGATCCTCTGCCAGGTTGCCCATCGGCTGCAAGCCTGTGCACCTGAAGGCGCGACAATCATTCGCTCCGAGAACGACGAATTCGCTTTCGTCCTGCCGCTCGTCTTCGAGCGCAAGGGTGCGGAGAAAGTCGGGCAGATGTTGAAAGAGGTGCTGTCGGCGCCCTTCGATCTCGGCGATCGCAACGTCCGCCTTTCCGCTTCGTTCGGCTTTGCCGTCTATCCTTTTGCCGGCGAGGTCTTTGAAGACCTGCTGAAGAGCGCCGATACGGCGCTTTATCGTTCCAAGCGCCGCGGCCGCGGCCAGATCACCGTCTATTCCCAGGAAATCGCCCAAGAGATGAAGCGCGCGACGCAGCTCGAACAGGCGCTGCGCAACGCGATCATCGCCAACGAGGTCGACGTGCACTTCCAGCCGATCGTCGATCTGCGCAACGACGCGGTCGTCGGTTTCGAAGCCCTGGCCAGATGGTGCGACGCCGACCTCGGCTATGTCTCTCCAGCCGTGTTCGTACCTTTGGCAGAAGAGCGCGGCTTCATCGAATCGCTGGCCGAGACGCTGTTGCGCAAGGCCGCCCATGCGGCACTCGCCTGGCCGAAGGAGCTGTTCCTGTCGTTCAACCTGTCGTCGGCACAGTTGATGGACCCGGCGACCAGCACGCGTCTCCTGACGATCATCAACCAGATCGGTCTCGACCCGCGACGGTTGGAACTGGAGATCACCGAGACGGCCGTCATGGCTGACGCGGAGACTGCCCAGAAGATCGTGACTGAGCTTCGGGCAGCCGGCGTGCGCGTCTCGCTCGACGATTTCGGCACGGGTCAGTCGAGCCTTGGGCGCCTTCGCGACTTCTCCTTCGACAAGGTCAAGATCGACCGTGCCTTCGTGTCGCGGATTTCCGCCGACCGGGCCTCCGAGCATATCATCAAGGCGATCGTGTCGATGTGCGAAGGCCTGGAACTTGAGGTCGTCGCCGAAGGCATCGAGGATTTTTCCGAAGCGTTGAAGCTGAAGGCGCTCGGCTGCGGCATGGGCCAGGGCTACTTCTACGGCAAGCCGGCCGACGCTGTCGCGACGATGCGCTACCTCTCGGACCGCTATCGCGGCGTTGCAGCTCAGCTTTAGACCCTGCCGCAATAGTGGGTTTCAGTCCTTGGCGCTCTCGGCCCGGTTTCGCGTACCTTCCGCCAGCAGCCAATCCCTGACCCGTCGCGCCTGACTGTTCAGCTCGCGTGAGCGCGGCCAGACGACGTAAAACGCCAGTCCGGTCTTCAGCACGTGACCGCAGACCGGCACCAGTGCACCGGAGCGAACCTGCGGATCGGTCAGGTGCTCCCAGCCAAGCGCCACCCCTTCGCCTGGTAGCACCGCCTGGATCACCAGGACATAGTCGTTGATGGCGAGACGACGCGCCTGAGGCGGGTAGGGAAGGCCGGCGCTGGCGAACCATTCGGTCCAGTCGCAGGCGCGCCGGACCGGTTCTTCCAGATGAATGAGGTTGTGGCGCAGCAAATCGGCAGGTTTGCTTGGCAGTCCATGCTGCTCGATATAGGCGGGCGTCGCCACCGCATTGACGACTTCCTCGGCCAGAAGTGCTGCATGGTAGCGCGGCCAATGGCTCGGATCGCCGCCGCGGATGCCGAGCGGGATCGGCTCCTCGTCGAGGTCGAGATCGCGCACGCTCGTCTGGATCCTCAGATCGATCTCCGGCAGATCCTCGCGCATGCGGTTGAGGCGCGGCAGCATCCACATCGAGGCAAAAGCGGTCGATGCCGCAAGCGTCACATTAGTCTCGCGCCCCTTGGAGCGAATGTCTTCCGCCGACTTCTGGATCCGTGACAGACCGACGGATACGTCGGCGTGGAATTTCTCACCAGCCTCCGTCAATTCGACGGCGCGATGCACGCGGTGGAAGAGCGGTACACCCAGCTGCTCTTCCAGCCCGCGAATGGCGTAGGAGACGGCCGCCTGCGTCATGCCGAGCTCGTTGGCGGCTCGGGTGAAATTCTGATGACGGCCGGCAGCCTCGAACACGATGAGGCTGGTTGCAGACGGGAGCAGGCGGCGTAGATTTTCCATAACTTAGGCTTATCGCATGGCTCAATTTTTTCCAGCGTTACAACGTGATTTTTCGTCAATACCATCACCTCAAATGATGGGAGGACGGCGATGGAAATGGTGGCTGTGGAAGCGGGCGAAGCACCGAGACGGACACGAGGATCAAGGCCGCAACGCGGCGGTGTCAGCGCCAAGAGCCTTGGCGTCCCCTACATCGTCCGCAATATTCCGACCTACGATATCCTGAGCGAAGAAAACCTGCTCCGAATCGAGAAGGTCGCCGACCGTATTCTTGCCGAAGTCGGCATCGAGTTTCGCGATGACCCGGCATCCCTTGATCATTGGAAACGCGCTGGCGCCAAGCTGGACGGCGTGCGGGTGACGTTCGAGCCCGGCATGCTGAAGGAGATCGTGCGCTCGGCGCCGCGCCAGTTTACCCAGCATGCCCGCAACCCCGTCCGCAGCGTCGAAATCGGCGGCAACAATGTCGTGTTCTCGCCAGCCTACGGCTCTCCTTTCGTCACCGATCTCGACAACGGCCGGCGTTACGGCACGATCGAAGACTTCCGCAATCTGATAAAGCTGGCGCAGTCGAGCCCCTGGCTGCACCATTCCGGCGGCACCATCTGTGAGCCGGTCGATGTTCCGGTGAACAAGCGCCATCTCGACATGGTCTATTGCCACATCAAATATTCCGACCGAGCCTTCATGGGCTCGATCACCGCCGAGGATCGCGCCGAAGACTCGATCGAGATGGCGCGCATTGTCTTCGGGCACGATTTCGTCGACGCCAACTGCGTCATTCTTGGCAACGTCAACGTCAATTCACCGCTCGTCTGGGACGGAACGATGACGAAGTCATTGCGCGCCTATGCGCGGGCAAACCAGGCGGCTGTCATCGTGCCCTTCATTCTCGGCGGCGCCATGGGTCCGGTCACCAATGCCGGAGCGATCGCGCAATCCTATGCCGAGACGCTGGCCGGCTGCGCCTTGACCCAGCTGGAGCGCAAGGGCGCGCCTGTTATCTTCGGCAACTTCCTGTCGTCCATGTCGCTGCGTTCGGGGTCGCCGACCTTCGGCACGCCGGAGCCGGCGATCGGCAGCATGGTGATCGGCCAACTGGCACGGCGCCTCGGCCTGCCGCTGCGCTGCGCCGGCAATTTTTCCAATTCCAAGCTGCCAGACGCGCAAGCGATGCAGGAGGGCGTCATGTCGATGCTGTCGGCGGTGCATTGCGGCGCCAATTTCATCCTGCACTCGGCCGGCTTCGTCGATGGGCTGCTCGCGATGTCCTACGAAAAGTTCGTCATGGACACGGATTTCTGCGGCGCGCTGCATTCCTACCTCGCCGGCGTTGTCGTCGATGACAACACGCTGGCCATGGACGCCTTTCTGCAGGTTGGGCCAGGCAGCCATTTCCTCGGATGCGATCACACCATGCGCAATTACCAGACCGCCTTCTGGGATTCGGCCCTGTCCGACAACGAGCCTTTTGAAAAATGGACAGAGGAGGGCGGAACCGACATGGCGGCGCGCGCCAACAGGAGTTGGAAGAAGACGCTGGCCGAATACGAAGCGCCGCCGCTGGACGTGGTGATCGACGACGCTTTGACGGACTATGTTTCTCGCCGCAAGAACGGCATGGCGGACGCCTGGTACTGAGCCGACGCCGAGCCTTCTTTGAGAATGCGCATAACAAGAATGATGCCGTGCCACCGGTCCAGCTCAGCGGACAGGCGGTGCTCAAGGGAACAGAAATGACGCTGCCGAAAGACCCACTGCTCCAGCCTTACCGCCTCAAGCATCTGACGCTCAAGAACCGGATCATGTCGACGTCCCATGAGCCGGCCTATTCCGAAGACGGCATGCCGAAGGATCGCTACCGCCTCTATCATCTTGAGAAGGCCAAGGGCGGCATGGCGCTGACCATGACGGCGGGTTCCGCCATCGTTTCGGAGGATTCTCCGCCTGCCTTCGGCAATCTCCACGCCTATTCCGACGAGATCGTGCCCTGGCTGAAGAAGATCGCCGACGACTGTCATGAGCACGACACCGCGGTGATGATCCAGCTCACCCATCTCGGCCGCCGCACCGGCTGGAACAAGGGCGACTGGCTGCCGGTTCTCTCAGCCTCGCCGGTGCGCGAGGCCGCGCATCGGTCGTTTCCAAAGGAGATCGAAGACTGGGATATCGAGCGCATCGTCGGCGACTATGCGACAGCCGCCGCCCGCATGCAGGCCGCCGGCCTTGATGGTATAGAGCTTGAGGCCTACGGCCATCTGATGGACGGCTTCTGGTCGCCTGCCACCAACCAGCGCGACGACGACTTCGGCGGCTCGCTCGACAACCGCCTGCGCTTTACCCACATGGTGCTCGACGCCATCCGCAAGTCCGTCGGGCCGGATTTCATCGTCGGCATGCGCATGGTGGCAGACGAGGATTGGGAGAAGGGGCTTTCGAAGGAAGAAGGCATCGAGATCGCCCGCCGCCTGGCAAACTCCGGCAAGGTCGATTTCCTCAACATCATCCGCGGACACATCGACCATGATGCGCCGTTGACCAAGGTCATCCCGATCCAGGGCATGGCCGCCTCGCCGCATCTCGATTTTGCCGGCGAAATCAGGGCGGCGACCAAATTTCCGGTTTTCCATGCGGCCCGCATCGCCGATGTCGCCACCGCACGCCACGCGATAGCCGAGGGCAAACTCGACATGGTCGGCATGACCCGTGCCCATATCGCCGACCCGCATATCGTCCGGAAAATCGAAGAGGGCCGGGAAGCCCAGATACGCCCCTGCGTCGGCGCGACCTACTGTCTCGATCGTATCTACGAGGGTGGCGGCGCACTCTGCATTCACAATGCGGCGACTGGGCGCGAGGCGATCGTGCCACACGTCATCTCCAGAAGCGAAGGGCCGAAGCGAAAGGCCGTCGTCGTCGGTGCCGGTCCGGCCGGCCTTGAGGCGGCGCGTGTGCTTGCCGAGCGCGGCCATGTGGTCGAGATCATCGAGGCTACCGGCGAGGCGGGCGGGCAGATTCTGCTTGCCCAGCGCAATCCGCGGCGCAAGGAACTGATCGGCATCGTCGACTGGCGGCTGTCGGAGCTGGAGAGGCTTGGCGTGCCGATCCACTACAACGTCTTTGCCGGCGTCGACGATGTTCTGGAGCGGTCGCCCGATCTTGTCGTCGTTGCTACCGGCGGCATCGCCCAAAACCCGGCTCTGGAGGCGGGGGACGAACTGGTTGTCTCAAGCTGGGATATCATCGCCGGTGCGGTGAAGCCGGAGGGACCCGTGCTGCTCTATGACGACAACGGCGCCCATAGCGGCATGACTGCGGCCGAATTGATTGCGCGCGCTGGCGTCGAGCTCGAGATCATCTCGCCCGAGCGCATGTTCGCGCCCGAAGTCGGCGGCATGAACCATGTGCCTTACGCCAGGGCGTTTGCAGATCACAATGTGCGTGTGACGATCAACACCCGCCTCCGGTCGGTTCGGCGGGAAGGCAATGGGCTGGTGGCGACGCTCGGTTCCGATTTTTCTGACACGGCATCGAGCGAACGCCGGGTGGCGCAGGTGGTGGTCGAGCACGGCACCGTGCCGATGGACGATCTCTACCGCGAATTGAAGCCGATTTCTCGCAATCTGGGCGCCGTCGACTACAAGGCGCTGCTTCGCGGCGAAAACCCGATCCCACTGCGCAACCCGGGCGCCGGCTTCGACATGTTCCGCATCGGCGATGCCGTCGCCAGCCGCAACATCCATGCCGGCATCTATGATGCGCTGCGCTACGGCGTGCTTTTCTGAAAAACGAGCGGCGGTGAAAGCACCGCCGCTCCATCTTCTGGTCGTCTAACGATCCAGCTTACTGCTGGGTACCCTCAGCCGGTGCCGGCTGCATCGGGGTAGCCGGTGCCGTTCCGGTGGTCGAGGAGGTCGTCGACGTGTCAACCGGCTGGTTGGCGAGCTGTTCGGCGACCTGCTGCGCCTTGGTCTTGAACTCGGGAGCCGCCTTCAAGGTTTCGGCGGTTTCCGTCGTCGTCAGCTTCAAGGCATCCGTATTGGCCTGTTCGGAGATCTGAATGCGATCGAACGGGACCGCAACGTTCTTCTCACCGAGGCCCAGGAAGCCGCCGACACCGATCACAGCAGCTACAACGCCGCCATCCTTCTTGATGATCAGGTCGTTAATCTCACCGACATTTTCGTCGCCGGCATTATAGACGGTCTGGCCGACATAGGTGCTGGTCGCGATCTGGTCACTGGCCTGTTCGGTCAGGTACGTTCCGTCAGACTGGGCCGTGACAGCAGGTGCTTCGGTGGTTGCCGGCGGTGTCGTCTGCGCCTGGTCTGCAGGTGCTTCGGCACCCGGAGCCGGCTGAATTTCCATCGTCTGCGGCTCGGCCGGCTTAGGCTGGGTGGCGTCCTGAGCGAAGGTCATCGGCGCGAACGCAACACTCGCGATAAGCGCACCGGCCGCAACGGAAGATACAAGTTTCTTGGTCATCTCAAACTGCCTTTCCTTGACGTTGTCGATCAAGGCGCGGTCCTGATCGTCGCCAGGTTTCCACCGCACCGGTGATACCAAAGCAACGCCTGGCGGCAGAAACGGTTCCAGAAAAATTCGACTGATCGCGCCGGAATTCTGGCAGTCATGCGCCAAACTTCTATGGTCGCAGATCAATATCGCCGGTGGTCGTCGCTCACCTTTCGGCAGATATCGGAGCGTCATCACTCCGGCTATGTATTTTAGTGGTTTATTGAGTTCTGCTTTACATTCATACAATATTGAGTGTTCTTGCCTATACTTGCTGAAGACGGGATGGAGCATTCTTCGTGGATATTCCATCCTGTTGATCTGGACGGTTCCCCATGTTTCTGCCACGGCGATTTCTCTCCGTTTCCCTGCTTTCCGTTTTGGTGATGGTCTGCCTTGTCGGGATCGAGCGCAGCCTGTTCGGCGTGCGCTATTTTTCGGAGCGGATGCCTGAGATCGAACCCTACAATCTTTGGCATGCATGGGTGTCGCTCAGTCTGTCGCTTGCGGCTATTCAGGGGTTCACGCGCGATGCGTCCTGGCTCGGCGCACCCGCGCTTCGGATGGCCTCACGCCGCGAACTGTGGATCTGCATCGCAATGCCGGTCTTTGCAGCCGCGGCGGCCCTTCTTTTCAGCGTCGATGCCGCGATCTTCAGCGCCCTGGCCCGCGAGGACAACATCTTCGAGTGGCTTTCCGCCCTGTTGATCTTTGCCTCAAGCGTGTTCTTCGCGCTGGCGGCCATGGGTCAATTGCGCGCGGCGCGGGGTGAGGCCGATCGCGTCGCATGGCTGGCGGCCGGTGCCGCGGCATCCTTCAGCCTTGTTCTGTTCATCGTCGGCATGGAAGAGATATCCTGGATGCAACGCGTGTTCGGCATTTCCACGCCCGACGCGTTGCTGGGCCTCAACAAGCAGCAGGAACTGAACCTGCACAACATCTCAACCGGTTTCACCGAGCTGCTCTATTATACCGGCAGCTTCGTGCTTTTGACGTTAGCGCCCTTTGTCTGGCTCTACCTTCGCAAGGGTTTCGCGCTCGGGCGGTTCGAAGCATTCACGCCGAGCGTTTTGGTGTTGGCGGCAAGCGCACCGATGGCGGCGTTCAACAGCGACAACTGGAGCATGCTGCCGACCCAGATGATGGTGATGATGACGATAATCATCCTGCTGGTGATCGCCGATCTCGCACTGCGGGGCGGCTTATGGCGGGAATTCACAGTGCTCACCGCCGGCGCGATCCTGATCGTCGCGATCCAGGAACTGTTCGTGCTGCAGGCGCAGGAACTCGTGCGCATCTGGGATCCGACCGAATACAAGGAACTCTTCATTGCGGTTGGTCTCGCCATCTATGGCTATGAGACCTGGTCGCGGCTGCGCTCGTTGGCGCCGGCCACCGAGTTGCTGGTCGGTCGCCGATCGACGGCCGGATAAACGAAAACCCCGCCGAAGGGGCGGGGTTCCACTGCCGTGTCGCTTGGCGCAACAGCTATCCTCAATGGCTTTCGCGCAGAACCTCGCTGCCGCTTCCGCCAACGAGGAAATCCAGGTCGGCGCCCTTGTCCGCCTGCAGCACCGTATCCTGATAGAGCTTGTAGTAGCCGCGTGTCCATTTCTGCTCCGGCGGCTGCCAGGCGGCCATGCGGGCTGCAAACTCTTCCTCGCTGATCATCAGGTTGAGTTCGCCCTTCATCGCGTCGAGCCGGATGCGGTCACCGGTTCTGACGATCGCCAACGGCCCGCCGGCGTTCGATTCCGGGCTGACATGCAGCACGACGGTTCCAAACGCCGTACCCGACATGCGGGCGTCCGAAACGCGCACCATGTCGCGCACGCCCTTTTCGACCAGCCGGCGCGGGATCGGCATGTTGCCGACTTCCGCCATGCCGGGATACCCCTTGGGACCGCAGCCCTTGAGCACCAGGATGGTGTCTTCGGTCACCGGCAGATCCGGATCGTCGATCTTGGCCTTCAGGTCCTCGATCGTCTCGAAGACATAGGCCGGGCCCTCATGCGCCAGCAGATGTTCGCTGGCGGCAGACGGCTTGATGACCGCGCCGTTCGGCGCAAGGTTGCCTTTGAGCACGCGAATGCCGGCTGCCGCACGCAGCGGATTGTCGAGTGGGCGGATGACGTCGTCGTTGAAGACCTCGGCGTCTTCCCAATATCGGCTGATCGGCATGCCGAAGACCGTTGGCGCATCCGCATGCAGCAGATGCTGGATGCGGTTCATGACGGCTGGCAGGCCGCCGGCATAGGCGAGATCCTCGATCAGATACTTGCCTGAAGGCATGCAGTTGACGATGCACGGCACCTGACCGCCGACGCGGTCGAAGTCCTCGAGACAGAGATCGACGCCGGCACGGCCGGCGATCGCCAGCATATGCACGACCGCATTGGTCGATCCGCCGACGGCGGCGTTGGCAATGATCCCGTTTTCGAAATTCTTCTTGGTCAGGATCTTCGACAGGCGCAGATCCTCATGCACCATCTCGACGATGCGCTTGCCCGTCATGTGCGACAGCGCCATTCGGCGCGCATCGACGGCGGGGAGTGCGGCATTCATCGGCAGCGACAGGCCCATCGCCTCGACGATCGACGCCATGGTGGTGGCCGTGCCCATGGTCATGCAGACGCCGGGCGAACGCGACATGCCGCTCTCGGCCGCCATGAACTCCTGAACGCTCATCTCGCCGGCGCGCACCGCTTCTGAAAATTTCCAGACGTCGGTGCCGGAGCCGATGTCCTTGCCCTTCCATTTGCCGTTCAGCATCGGCCCGGAGGAAACGACGATCGTCGGCAG harbors:
- a CDS encoding response regulator, producing MNDGAPNGADINRIILESSCDALGSAMVVCGRDDTILFASRTMLQYFPVPSEMLLPGTRLRDFLGAVYDTGVRPGTVPENSRRRTNREDWIAEHMALHWRERYENVERAGRTRWVSMRKRRLSNGIGILSITDVSDQRKRDEQLQTDLERVELTEEILDVQPNPICVKDRNLNYIAVNKAFCLIHDLSQDAILGRSAWDLVDSELAERFEHSDRRVLETGKPHSEAEHIVRADGSDLWVLTRKYRVGMPGRHFVVTCMSDVTDIAGWYNGSEDGSAPSGGLQINDYSIFAPAQNFYDPFRALNVQQLVEAGSMIETLPARGLRVLLASADRLTEDRLVARLRGSGLEACAVRNLDELTAFGMAAESAGVKLDILLLDGAFPDGQHIPGAWRNCPVVTVESDQDAAAVLTEVFRVCAERPQASPLLQSDWSISFEDEGTASVPVSQVDVLVAEDNQINQFVFTQILEGLGVSHRIAANGREAVELWHELQPALVLMDVSMPVMNGFDATVAIRTAEKARNDRTPIIAVTAQALDIDLEQCKRSGMDDHIMKPVSPDMIEAVLRKFMPVMAMRTAG
- a CDS encoding putative bifunctional diguanylate cyclase/phosphodiesterase, which produces MSGETPYHRIGREAPAIGGSVDLLTGLGNARQLRKTVCDLAEERASDPAPFTIGLANIDGFKPINDLFGPRAGDEILCQVAHRLQACAPEGATIIRSENDEFAFVLPLVFERKGAEKVGQMLKEVLSAPFDLGDRNVRLSASFGFAVYPFAGEVFEDLLKSADTALYRSKRRGRGQITVYSQEIAQEMKRATQLEQALRNAIIANEVDVHFQPIVDLRNDAVVGFEALARWCDADLGYVSPAVFVPLAEERGFIESLAETLLRKAAHAALAWPKELFLSFNLSSAQLMDPATSTRLLTIINQIGLDPRRLELEITETAVMADAETAQKIVTELRAAGVRVSLDDFGTGQSSLGRLRDFSFDKVKIDRAFVSRISADRASEHIIKAIVSMCEGLELEVVAEGIEDFSEALKLKALGCGMGQGYFYGKPADAVATMRYLSDRYRGVAAQL
- a CDS encoding LysR substrate-binding domain-containing protein, whose product is MENLRRLLPSATSLIVFEAAGRHQNFTRAANELGMTQAAVSYAIRGLEEQLGVPLFHRVHRAVELTEAGEKFHADVSVGLSRIQKSAEDIRSKGRETNVTLAASTAFASMWMLPRLNRMREDLPEIDLRIQTSVRDLDLDEEPIPLGIRGGDPSHWPRYHAALLAEEVVNAVATPAYIEQHGLPSKPADLLRHNLIHLEEPVRRACDWTEWFASAGLPYPPQARRLAINDYVLVIQAVLPGEGVALGWEHLTDPQVRSGALVPVCGHVLKTGLAFYVVWPRSRELNSQARRVRDWLLAEGTRNRAESAKD
- a CDS encoding trimethylamine methyltransferase family protein; protein product: MEMVAVEAGEAPRRTRGSRPQRGGVSAKSLGVPYIVRNIPTYDILSEENLLRIEKVADRILAEVGIEFRDDPASLDHWKRAGAKLDGVRVTFEPGMLKEIVRSAPRQFTQHARNPVRSVEIGGNNVVFSPAYGSPFVTDLDNGRRYGTIEDFRNLIKLAQSSPWLHHSGGTICEPVDVPVNKRHLDMVYCHIKYSDRAFMGSITAEDRAEDSIEMARIVFGHDFVDANCVILGNVNVNSPLVWDGTMTKSLRAYARANQAAVIVPFILGGAMGPVTNAGAIAQSYAETLAGCALTQLERKGAPVIFGNFLSSMSLRSGSPTFGTPEPAIGSMVIGQLARRLGLPLRCAGNFSNSKLPDAQAMQEGVMSMLSAVHCGANFILHSAGFVDGLLAMSYEKFVMDTDFCGALHSYLAGVVVDDNTLAMDAFLQVGPGSHFLGCDHTMRNYQTAFWDSALSDNEPFEKWTEEGGTDMAARANRSWKKTLAEYEAPPLDVVIDDALTDYVSRRKNGMADAWY
- a CDS encoding NADH:flavin oxidoreductase, giving the protein MTLPKDPLLQPYRLKHLTLKNRIMSTSHEPAYSEDGMPKDRYRLYHLEKAKGGMALTMTAGSAIVSEDSPPAFGNLHAYSDEIVPWLKKIADDCHEHDTAVMIQLTHLGRRTGWNKGDWLPVLSASPVREAAHRSFPKEIEDWDIERIVGDYATAAARMQAAGLDGIELEAYGHLMDGFWSPATNQRDDDFGGSLDNRLRFTHMVLDAIRKSVGPDFIVGMRMVADEDWEKGLSKEEGIEIARRLANSGKVDFLNIIRGHIDHDAPLTKVIPIQGMAASPHLDFAGEIRAATKFPVFHAARIADVATARHAIAEGKLDMVGMTRAHIADPHIVRKIEEGREAQIRPCVGATYCLDRIYEGGGALCIHNAATGREAIVPHVISRSEGPKRKAVVVGAGPAGLEAARVLAERGHVVEIIEATGEAGGQILLAQRNPRRKELIGIVDWRLSELERLGVPIHYNVFAGVDDVLERSPDLVVVATGGIAQNPALEAGDELVVSSWDIIAGAVKPEGPVLLYDDNGAHSGMTAAELIARAGVELEIISPERMFAPEVGGMNHVPYARAFADHNVRVTINTRLRSVRREGNGLVATLGSDFSDTASSERRVAQVVVEHGTVPMDDLYRELKPISRNLGAVDYKALLRGENPIPLRNPGAGFDMFRIGDAVASRNIHAGIYDALRYGVLF
- a CDS encoding PRC-barrel domain-containing protein, which translates into the protein MTKKLVSSVAAGALIASVAFAPMTFAQDATQPKPAEPQTMEIQPAPGAEAPADQAQTTPPATTEAPAVTAQSDGTYLTEQASDQIATSTYVGQTVYNAGDENVGEINDLIIKKDGGVVAAVIGVGGFLGLGEKNVAVPFDRIQISEQANTDALKLTTTETAETLKAAPEFKTKAQQVAEQLANQPVDTSTTSSTTGTAPATPMQPAPAEGTQQ
- a CDS encoding IlvD/Edd family dehydratase; this encodes MSDKKKELRSRHWYGGTHKDGFIHRSWMKNQGFPDHVFDGRPIIGICNTWSELTPCNSHLRILAEGVKRGVWEAGGFPVEFPVSSLGETQMRPTAMLFRNLLAMDVEEAIRAYGIDGVVLLGGCDKTTPGQLMGAASVDLPTIVVSSGPMLNGKWKGKDIGSGTDVWKFSEAVRAGEMSVQEFMAAESGMSRSPGVCMTMGTATTMASIVEAMGLSLPMNAALPAVDARRMALSHMTGKRIVEMVHEDLRLSKILTKKNFENGIIANAAVGGSTNAVVHMLAIAGRAGVDLCLEDFDRVGGQVPCIVNCMPSGKYLIEDLAYAGGLPAVMNRIQHLLHADAPTVFGMPISRYWEDAEVFNDDVIRPLDNPLRAAAGIRVLKGNLAPNGAVIKPSAASEHLLAHEGPAYVFETIEDLKAKIDDPDLPVTEDTILVLKGCGPKGYPGMAEVGNMPIPRRLVEKGVRDMVRVSDARMSGTAFGTVVLHVSPESNAGGPLAIVRTGDRIRLDAMKGELNLMISEEEFAARMAAWQPPEQKWTRGYYKLYQDTVLQADKGADLDFLVGGSGSEVLRESH